One Mycobacterium marseillense DNA window includes the following coding sequences:
- a CDS encoding acyl-CoA synthetase — protein MVDTTTTFTVPAVAKAVAAAIPDRELIIQGDRRYTYAQVIDRSNRLAAYLHSQGLGCHTERSALAGHEVGQDLLGLYAYNGNEFVEALLGSFQARVAPFNVNFRYVKSELQYLLADSGATALLYHAAFAPRVAEILPDLPQLRVLIQIADASGNDLLDGAIDYEDALASVSPEPPPVQHSADDLYVLYTGGTTGMPKGVLWRQHDIFMTSFGGRNLMTGEPSASIDEIVERAAAGPGTKLMILPPLIHGAAQWSVMTAITTGQSVVFPTVVDHLDADDVVRTIEREKVMVVTVVGDAMARPLVAAIEKGIADVSSLAVVANGGALLTPYVKQRLIEVLPNAVVIDGVGSSETGAQMHHMSTSGAVATGTFNAGPDTYVAAEDLTAILAPGHDGMGWLAQRGYVPLGYKGDAAKTAKTFPVIDGIRYAVPGDRARHGTDGSVELLGRDSVTINSGGEKIFVEEVETAIASHPAVADVVVAGRPSERWGQEVVAVVALAEGASVEVDELVTHAAQSLARYKLPKAIVFRPVIERSPSGKADYRWARDQAVNG, from the coding sequence ATAGTGGACACCACAACAACATTCACGGTGCCGGCGGTCGCGAAGGCCGTCGCGGCCGCAATCCCCGACCGCGAGCTCATCATCCAGGGGGATCGCCGCTACACCTACGCGCAGGTGATCGACCGCTCGAACCGGCTCGCCGCCTACCTGCACTCCCAAGGCCTGGGGTGCCACACCGAGCGCTCCGCGCTGGCCGGCCATGAAGTGGGCCAGGACCTGCTCGGCTTGTACGCCTACAACGGGAACGAATTCGTCGAGGCGCTGCTGGGCAGCTTCCAGGCACGCGTCGCCCCGTTCAACGTCAACTTCCGCTACGTGAAGAGCGAGTTGCAGTACCTGCTGGCGGATTCCGGGGCCACGGCGCTGCTCTACCACGCCGCGTTCGCGCCGCGCGTGGCCGAGATCCTCCCGGATCTCCCCCAGCTGCGCGTGCTGATCCAGATCGCCGACGCCTCGGGCAACGACTTGCTCGACGGCGCAATCGATTACGAGGACGCCCTGGCGTCCGTGTCGCCGGAACCGCCACCGGTGCAGCACTCCGCCGACGACCTGTACGTCCTGTACACCGGGGGCACGACGGGCATGCCGAAGGGCGTGCTGTGGCGCCAGCACGACATCTTCATGACGTCCTTCGGGGGGCGCAACCTCATGACGGGTGAGCCCTCGGCGTCCATCGACGAGATCGTCGAGCGCGCCGCCGCGGGGCCTGGAACCAAGCTGATGATCCTGCCCCCGCTGATCCACGGAGCGGCCCAGTGGAGCGTGATGACGGCGATCACGACGGGGCAATCGGTCGTCTTTCCCACGGTCGTCGATCATCTGGACGCCGACGACGTGGTGCGCACCATCGAGCGGGAAAAGGTCATGGTGGTTACGGTGGTCGGCGACGCGATGGCGCGCCCGCTGGTCGCCGCCATCGAGAAGGGGATCGCCGACGTATCGTCGCTGGCGGTCGTCGCCAACGGCGGCGCCCTGCTGACCCCGTACGTCAAGCAGCGCTTGATCGAAGTGCTGCCGAACGCCGTCGTCATCGACGGCGTCGGATCGTCGGAAACGGGCGCGCAGATGCATCACATGTCGACCTCGGGGGCGGTGGCGACCGGCACGTTCAATGCCGGGCCGGACACCTACGTGGCCGCCGAGGACCTGACGGCCATCCTGGCGCCCGGCCACGACGGGATGGGCTGGCTGGCGCAGCGGGGCTATGTTCCGTTGGGCTACAAAGGCGATGCGGCCAAGACGGCCAAGACCTTTCCGGTCATCGACGGCATCCGCTACGCGGTACCCGGCGACCGCGCGCGTCACGGTACCGACGGCTCCGTGGAATTGCTCGGCCGCGACTCGGTGACCATCAACTCCGGCGGCGAGAAGATCTTCGTCGAAGAGGTCGAAACGGCCATCGCGTCGCATCCCGCCGTGGCCGACGTGGTGGTGGCCGGCCGGCCGAGCGAACGGTGGGGCCAGGAGGTCGTCGCCGTGGTCGCGCTTGCCGAGGGCGCCAGCGTCGAGGTCGACGAATTGGTGACCCACGCGGCGCAGTCGCTGGCGCGCTACAAACTCCCCAAGGCGATCGTCTTTCGCCCGGTCATCGAGCGCAGCCCCTCGGGTAAGGCCGACTACCGGTGGGCACGCGATCAAGCGGTGAACGGCTGA
- a CDS encoding nuclear transport factor 2 family protein, whose amino-acid sequence MAPTWTARTVVELYNLVVWNERNVELAEELLGDTVIRHEVGSSRTLTHAEAVQRVVDMWQAAESLHFDLNVVIEGDDGEHVAIVYDSTIKTKDGTETNIASIEVFRVVDGKITEVWNCGYQQGVWN is encoded by the coding sequence ATGGCACCCACCTGGACGGCGCGGACGGTGGTCGAACTCTACAACCTCGTCGTGTGGAACGAACGCAACGTCGAGCTGGCCGAGGAGTTGTTGGGCGACACAGTCATTCGGCATGAGGTCGGTTCCTCGCGCACGCTGACCCACGCCGAAGCGGTCCAGCGGGTCGTCGACATGTGGCAGGCGGCCGAATCGTTGCACTTCGACCTCAATGTCGTCATCGAGGGCGACGACGGCGAACACGTGGCGATCGTCTACGACTCAACGATCAAAACCAAGGACGGCACCGAAACCAACATCGCCAGCATCGAGGTGTTCCGCGTGGTCGATGGCAAGATTACCGAGGTTTGGAACTGCGGCTACCAGCAAGGGGTTTGGAATTGA
- a CDS encoding PHB depolymerase family esterase, translating to MAKAWGGLSLAKDVARELGMLVPRTVAGLQESTGWSPLSPRGARQFGEVMLDELVLSGFSLLGGSPAAVRPLDACTAAAEELSTLGIDRAHGEPKPLRATSIRRRRIAGLAYERVTFEHDPALPPALEADGLGGPARAVVHVCRHRDGPRPWLVWVHGAGQGGTEDLLMSGIGRIHRKLGFNIAMPVQPGHGCRRGQWPAYPDMDPLGNVAGMMRVVSEVRAVVRWAQAQATAVVVAGISMGSPVAALVSHLEQIDAVALYTPILGLNAMIARHLQRWGPSRDGFRELLESPVVTQLTSVIDPLSVTPSPPPERRLIVGAWHDRMAMREPTTSLQERWGGQLYWYDGSHVGHIFSRRVQRITDRFLRDAVPG from the coding sequence ATGGCGAAGGCGTGGGGCGGGCTGAGCCTGGCCAAGGACGTGGCCCGGGAACTCGGAATGCTGGTGCCGCGCACGGTGGCCGGTCTGCAAGAGTCCACCGGGTGGTCGCCGCTGTCGCCCCGCGGGGCGCGCCAGTTCGGCGAGGTCATGCTCGACGAGCTTGTGCTGAGCGGCTTTTCGCTGCTGGGCGGCAGCCCCGCGGCGGTGCGCCCGCTGGACGCGTGCACCGCGGCCGCCGAGGAGCTCTCGACGCTCGGCATCGACCGCGCACATGGCGAGCCGAAACCGTTGCGGGCAACCTCGATACGCCGGCGCCGCATCGCAGGCCTGGCGTACGAACGCGTGACCTTTGAGCACGATCCCGCGTTGCCGCCGGCCCTGGAGGCCGACGGGCTGGGCGGCCCGGCGCGGGCGGTGGTGCACGTGTGCCGGCACCGCGACGGGCCCAGGCCCTGGCTGGTCTGGGTGCACGGTGCCGGTCAGGGCGGCACCGAAGACCTCTTGATGTCCGGGATCGGCCGGATACACCGCAAGCTGGGCTTCAACATCGCGATGCCGGTACAGCCCGGCCATGGGTGCCGGCGCGGGCAATGGCCGGCCTACCCCGACATGGATCCGCTCGGCAACGTCGCAGGCATGATGCGCGTCGTCTCGGAGGTGCGCGCCGTGGTGCGTTGGGCGCAGGCGCAAGCGACCGCCGTTGTGGTGGCCGGGATTTCGATGGGCAGCCCGGTCGCCGCGCTGGTGTCGCACCTGGAACAGATCGATGCCGTGGCCCTGTACACGCCCATCCTGGGGCTCAACGCGATGATCGCCCGACACCTGCAGCGCTGGGGGCCATCGCGCGACGGATTCCGCGAGTTGCTGGAATCGCCCGTGGTCACCCAGCTGACTTCGGTGATCGACCCCCTGTCGGTCACGCCGTCGCCGCCGCCGGAACGCCGGCTCATCGTCGGGGCGTGGCACGACCGGATGGCGATGCGCGAGCCCACGACTTCACTGCAGGAACGCTGGGGCGGCCAGTTGTACTGGTACGACGGCAGCCACGTCGGGCACATCTTCTCCCGGCGCGTGCAGCGCATCACCGACCGATTCCTGCGCGACGCGGTGCCCGGCTGA
- a CDS encoding Rieske 2Fe-2S domain-containing protein: protein MKVPFTWKVTGWFMVGWSPEFPAGEVRPLHYFGEDLVAYRDEQGELHVLEAHCKHLGAHIGHGGKVIGDCVECPFHGWRWGPDGCNKYIPYQPDRPNRGLRLKVYPVREQYDCVFIWHHPDGKEPQWEMPDIFTKFPQFETDPAQYYRAYPEFSRRAEREPVHPQIVAENAPDSAHFEYVHHATVTPRVLDWKIVDHEWQFIAGWPDARSDNAQDLALRFHSHLFGLGGAISVFEGAQNHRLIFTCTPVDDECSDLFYSIWWPRIPGDDSPVPEGKLRDLIENQFLSTVFDDLQIWRYQKYVEHPALSKTDAKGYMALRKWATQFYDVAPVGAPA, encoded by the coding sequence GTGAAAGTTCCCTTTACCTGGAAGGTAACCGGCTGGTTCATGGTCGGCTGGTCCCCGGAGTTTCCCGCCGGCGAGGTCCGGCCGTTGCACTATTTCGGCGAGGACCTGGTGGCCTACCGCGACGAGCAAGGCGAGCTGCACGTCCTGGAGGCGCACTGCAAGCACCTCGGCGCCCACATCGGCCACGGCGGCAAGGTCATCGGCGACTGCGTCGAGTGCCCGTTCCACGGCTGGCGCTGGGGCCCGGACGGCTGCAACAAATACATTCCCTACCAGCCGGACCGGCCCAACCGCGGGCTACGGCTCAAGGTGTATCCCGTCCGGGAGCAGTACGACTGCGTGTTCATCTGGCACCACCCCGACGGCAAGGAACCGCAGTGGGAGATGCCGGACATCTTCACGAAGTTCCCGCAATTCGAGACCGATCCTGCGCAGTACTACCGGGCGTATCCCGAGTTCTCCCGGCGCGCGGAGCGCGAACCGGTGCATCCGCAGATCGTGGCCGAAAATGCCCCCGACAGCGCCCATTTCGAGTACGTGCACCACGCCACCGTGACACCCCGGGTGCTGGACTGGAAGATCGTCGATCACGAGTGGCAGTTCATCGCGGGCTGGCCGGACGCGCGCAGCGACAACGCGCAAGACCTCGCGCTGCGGTTCCACAGCCACCTGTTCGGGCTCGGCGGCGCGATCAGCGTCTTCGAGGGCGCGCAGAACCATCGGCTGATCTTCACCTGCACACCGGTCGACGACGAATGTTCGGACCTGTTCTACTCGATCTGGTGGCCGCGGATCCCCGGCGATGACTCCCCCGTGCCCGAAGGCAAGCTGCGCGATCTCATCGAGAACCAATTCCTGTCCACCGTGTTCGACGACCTGCAGATCTGGCGCTACCAGAAGTACGTCGAGCACCCCGCGCTGTCGAAGACTGACGCGAAAGGCTATATGGCGCTGAGGAAGTGGGCGACGCAGTTCTATGACGTCGCACCGGTGGGCGCCCCCGCATGA
- a CDS encoding cysteine hydrolase, with the protein MRDRLVGLAAPEHTAIVTQECQGAVMGLDAGLAMLAEEARREALPNIARLLPPARAAGVRVVHCLVQRRPDGLGSNHNAKIFAMGGGNQVDITPGTPGAELLPELGPEPSDLVLRRWHGVGPMGGTDLDAVLRNLGVSTIVVVGVSLNIAIPNLVMDAVNAAYRVVLPRDAVAGIPADYGAAMIANTLSLLATVTSTDDLLRAWDEGPR; encoded by the coding sequence ATGAGGGACCGACTGGTCGGACTGGCCGCACCCGAGCACACCGCGATCGTCACCCAGGAGTGTCAGGGCGCGGTGATGGGTCTCGACGCCGGACTGGCCATGCTCGCCGAGGAGGCCCGCCGCGAGGCGCTGCCCAACATCGCGCGGCTGCTGCCACCGGCCCGGGCGGCCGGCGTGCGCGTCGTGCACTGCCTGGTGCAGCGACGGCCCGACGGTCTCGGCTCCAACCACAACGCGAAGATCTTCGCGATGGGCGGCGGCAACCAGGTGGACATCACGCCCGGTACGCCGGGTGCGGAATTGTTGCCCGAATTGGGGCCGGAGCCTTCGGATTTGGTGCTGCGTCGCTGGCACGGCGTCGGCCCGATGGGCGGCACCGACCTGGACGCGGTGTTACGCAATCTCGGGGTGTCGACGATCGTCGTCGTGGGTGTTTCGCTGAACATCGCGATCCCCAACCTGGTGATGGACGCCGTCAACGCCGCCTACCGGGTGGTCCTCCCCCGTGACGCCGTCGCCGGGATACCCGCCGACTATGGTGCAGCGATGATCGCCAACACGCTGTCGTTGCTGGCCACCGTCACCAGTACCGACGATCTGCTCCGCGCCTGGGACGAGGGACCGCGATGA
- a CDS encoding flavin-containing monooxygenase has translation MADADPSFDVLVIGAGFSGLYMLHRLRQLGLRTRVLEMAENVGGTWLFNRYPGARCDIESIEYSYSFSEEIQQEWVWTESMPAQPEIEAYLNFVADRLDLRRDIQFGTKVVAMTFDDDAAVWAVRTEAGEILRVPFVVAASGILSVPLEPDIPGMDTFAGTSLFTSRWPGGGVDLTGKRVGVIGTGSTGVQLIPVVARDALHLSVFQRSPAYTLPWRVHRFEPGELDEMKSRYGEIRAAQRAHPIGAARLSAFSVLLDMLGRPPLKSATREEQLRAVEENGVMGALNWGDIFFDIDANRMAAQLYGEAVARIVKDPDTAASLVPVHPFACKRPIIDQGYYETFNRDNVTLVDLRKSPIREITPAGIRTEDRLHELDVIVYATGFDAMTGALSRIDVRGRGGVSLGEFWATEGPLSYLGLAVAGFPNLFTVQGPGSPSAATNFVAALEQHVEWIGDCLAYLRANEIRTIEALSTAQQEWIDHATALVAPTVLVHPSCNSWYNGGNVPGKKRMYMGYTGGIPEYRRRCDDIAAGGYTGFKLA, from the coding sequence ATGGCCGACGCTGATCCCTCGTTCGACGTCCTCGTCATCGGCGCCGGATTCTCCGGGCTGTACATGCTGCACCGACTACGCCAACTCGGGCTCCGCACCCGGGTGCTGGAGATGGCCGAAAACGTGGGCGGCACCTGGCTTTTCAACCGATACCCCGGTGCGCGCTGCGACATCGAGAGCATCGAATACTCCTACAGCTTCTCCGAGGAGATTCAGCAGGAGTGGGTGTGGACCGAGTCGATGCCGGCCCAGCCCGAGATCGAGGCCTACCTGAACTTCGTGGCCGACCGGCTCGACCTTCGCCGTGACATCCAATTCGGTACCAAGGTCGTCGCGATGACGTTCGACGACGACGCCGCGGTGTGGGCGGTGCGTACCGAAGCCGGCGAAATCTTGCGGGTGCCGTTCGTCGTCGCCGCCTCCGGCATCCTGTCGGTGCCGCTGGAGCCCGACATCCCCGGGATGGACACGTTCGCCGGGACGTCGCTGTTCACCAGCCGCTGGCCCGGGGGCGGCGTCGACCTCACCGGCAAGCGCGTCGGCGTCATCGGCACCGGCTCGACCGGCGTCCAGCTCATCCCCGTGGTCGCCCGAGATGCCCTGCATCTGTCGGTGTTTCAGCGCTCACCCGCCTACACCCTGCCCTGGCGGGTGCATCGGTTTGAGCCGGGCGAGCTCGACGAGATGAAGTCCCGTTACGGCGAAATCCGGGCGGCCCAACGCGCCCACCCCATCGGCGCCGCCCGGCTGAGCGCCTTCTCCGTCCTGCTCGACATGCTCGGCAGGCCCCCGCTGAAATCGGCGACGCGCGAAGAACAACTGCGTGCCGTCGAGGAGAACGGCGTCATGGGCGCCCTGAACTGGGGCGACATCTTCTTCGACATCGACGCCAACCGGATGGCCGCCCAGCTGTACGGCGAGGCGGTGGCCCGCATCGTCAAGGACCCGGACACCGCCGCCTCGCTCGTGCCGGTGCATCCCTTCGCCTGTAAGCGACCGATCATCGACCAGGGCTACTACGAGACGTTCAACCGGGACAACGTCACCCTGGTCGATTTGCGGAAGTCGCCGATCCGCGAGATCACCCCGGCCGGCATCCGCACCGAGGACCGGTTGCACGAACTCGACGTCATCGTCTATGCCACCGGGTTCGACGCCATGACCGGCGCGCTCAGCCGGATCGACGTCCGCGGCCGTGGCGGCGTCTCGCTCGGCGAATTCTGGGCCACCGAAGGTCCGCTGTCGTATCTGGGTTTGGCGGTCGCCGGGTTCCCGAACCTGTTCACCGTTCAGGGCCCGGGCAGCCCGAGCGCCGCGACCAACTTCGTCGCCGCCCTCGAACAGCACGTGGAGTGGATCGGCGACTGCCTCGCGTATTTGCGCGCCAACGAGATCCGCACCATCGAGGCGCTGAGCACCGCTCAGCAGGAGTGGATCGACCACGCCACGGCGCTCGTCGCGCCCACGGTTCTGGTCCATCCGTCGTGCAACTCCTGGTACAACGGTGGCAACGTGCCCGGCAAGAAACGGATGTATATGGGCTATACCGGCGGAATCCCCGAATACCGGCGGCGCTGCGACGACATCGCGGCGGGCGGATACACCGGATTCAAACTGGCGTAG
- a CDS encoding nuclear transport factor 2 family protein, giving the protein MTTAADELEAIRQLKARYCRFLDTKDLASWRDVFTTDVVVTLDMAVSTAGADPQTAPPIEGVENFAPMVMGGLEGVATKHHCHTPEITLTSATTAIGIWAMEDLLIFGDGRELYGAGHYHETYEKRDGRWQIKTLHLTRTILKMTGGDDGRR; this is encoded by the coding sequence ATGACGACAGCGGCTGACGAGCTGGAAGCCATCCGACAGCTCAAGGCGCGCTACTGCCGTTTCCTGGACACCAAAGACCTCGCGTCCTGGCGCGACGTGTTCACCACCGACGTGGTTGTCACCCTGGATATGGCGGTGTCCACCGCCGGCGCCGACCCCCAAACAGCGCCACCGATCGAGGGCGTCGAGAACTTCGCCCCGATGGTGATGGGCGGCCTCGAGGGCGTCGCCACCAAGCATCACTGTCACACCCCCGAGATCACGCTCACCTCGGCCACCACCGCGATCGGCATCTGGGCGATGGAGGACCTGCTGATCTTCGGTGACGGCCGCGAGCTGTACGGGGCCGGGCACTACCACGAGACCTACGAAAAGCGGGACGGTCGCTGGCAGATCAAGACCCTGCACCTCACCCGAACCATCCTGAAAATGACCGGAGGCGACGATGGCCGACGCTGA
- a CDS encoding TIGR03857 family LLM class F420-dependent oxidoreductase, protein MSDRTLDELGFYLLAGAGGEGPATLMDEARRGEELGFGTGFISERWNVKEASSLVGAACAVTTRMQIATAATNHNTRHPLITGSWATTMHRLSGGRFTLGVGRGIAAIYGAFGIPAVTTAQMEDWAQVMRRLWHGELIFNHDGPMGKYPILFLDPDFNEDIRLALVAFGPNTLALGGRAFDDVILHTYFTPETLQRSVKTVKSAAEKAGRDPDSVRVWSCFATVGDHLPEELRLKKTVARLATYLQGYGDLLVQTNDWDPAVLQRFREDPVVTSIAGGIDHKGTADQIEHIATLIPDEWLEPSATGSASECVDRIRKEFDYGADAVIMHGATPDELEPIVAAYRS, encoded by the coding sequence TTGAGTGACCGTACGCTTGATGAATTGGGCTTCTACCTGTTGGCCGGCGCCGGGGGCGAGGGGCCCGCGACACTGATGGACGAGGCCCGCCGCGGCGAGGAACTCGGCTTCGGCACCGGATTCATCTCCGAGCGCTGGAACGTCAAAGAAGCCTCGTCGTTGGTCGGGGCGGCGTGCGCGGTGACCACCCGCATGCAAATCGCCACCGCCGCAACCAATCACAACACCCGCCATCCGCTGATCACGGGATCGTGGGCGACCACCATGCATCGCCTGTCCGGCGGCCGGTTCACCCTGGGCGTCGGTCGGGGCATCGCCGCGATCTACGGCGCGTTCGGCATCCCGGCGGTGACGACGGCGCAAATGGAGGACTGGGCCCAGGTCATGCGCCGGCTCTGGCACGGCGAGCTGATCTTCAACCACGACGGCCCGATGGGCAAGTACCCCATCCTGTTCCTCGATCCGGACTTCAACGAGGACATCCGGTTGGCCCTGGTGGCGTTCGGACCCAACACGCTCGCGCTGGGCGGGCGCGCCTTCGACGACGTCATCCTGCACACCTACTTCACCCCCGAAACCTTGCAGCGCAGCGTCAAAACCGTGAAGTCGGCCGCGGAGAAGGCGGGCCGCGACCCCGACAGCGTGCGGGTGTGGTCGTGCTTTGCGACCGTCGGTGACCACCTGCCCGAGGAGCTGCGGCTGAAGAAGACCGTCGCGCGGCTGGCCACCTATCTACAGGGCTACGGCGACCTGCTCGTCCAAACCAATGACTGGGATCCCGCTGTGCTGCAACGGTTCCGCGAAGACCCCGTCGTCACCTCGATCGCGGGCGGGATCGACCACAAGGGCACCGCCGATCAGATCGAGCACATAGCCACGCTGATCCCCGACGAGTGGCTGGAGCCCTCGGCGACCGGGTCGGCGAGTGAGTGCGTGGACCGGATCCGCAAGGAGTTCGACTACGGCGCCGACGCGGTCATCATGCACGGCGCCACGCCCGACGAGCTCGAGCCGATCGTCGCGGCCTATCGTTCTTGA
- a CDS encoding PaaI family thioesterase has translation MTDTAPEIRGGFPDVKPVEDAPAELGPFVAALRRLQDLTVSTKLDPALWAAATAHLENACALLDGHQVPEVEAVAGRVLSLPGLAHPLLPPWMVTESGPDGVRMAGHFTTSHIGGNRAVHGGMIPLFYDWLFGMVVSTADIRPTRTAYLHVDYRNITPIDQPLTAQGRITKAEGRKVFIDATMTGADGTLLSEANGLMVRLLPHQP, from the coding sequence ATGACCGACACCGCGCCGGAGATTCGCGGCGGATTCCCCGACGTCAAGCCCGTCGAGGACGCGCCCGCCGAACTGGGTCCATTCGTCGCCGCGCTGCGCCGCCTGCAGGACCTGACCGTGTCCACCAAGCTGGACCCCGCGCTGTGGGCCGCCGCGACGGCGCACCTGGAGAACGCCTGCGCGCTGCTGGACGGCCACCAGGTCCCCGAGGTCGAGGCGGTGGCCGGCCGGGTGCTGAGCCTGCCCGGGTTGGCCCATCCCCTGCTGCCACCCTGGATGGTGACCGAGTCCGGTCCCGACGGCGTGCGGATGGCCGGGCATTTCACCACCTCGCACATCGGCGGGAACCGGGCCGTGCACGGCGGCATGATCCCGCTGTTCTACGACTGGCTGTTCGGCATGGTCGTGTCGACCGCGGACATCCGGCCGACACGCACGGCCTACCTGCACGTCGACTACCGGAACATCACCCCGATCGACCAACCGCTGACCGCCCAGGGACGCATCACCAAAGCCGAGGGCCGGAAAGTTTTCATTGACGCTACTATGACAGGCGCCGACGGCACGTTGCTCAGCGAAGCCAACGGCCTGATGGTCCGCCTGCTACCCCACCAGCCGTGA
- a CDS encoding acyl-CoA carboxylase subunit beta yields MPKAQDWGETLDDLERRRQHAFEMGGPERLDKHRNKGKLDARARIEYLLDPGTFRELGTLVGGETAADALVVGSGEINGSPVMLGAEDFTTLAGSIGPGGNSKRYRIAELALRDKIPLVMLLEGAGFRPTGGHYGRTPTDLLAQAQCSGRVPTVAAILGPSAGHGALVAPVCDFRIMSRQGAIFTAGPPVVKESTGEDISKEDLGGPDVALPSGVVHNVAEDDEAVLDDVRRYLSYFPASAWSYPSPQPAGKASEPRATPELLDIVSRDNRRVYDMRAVLDVVFDSADWFEVQPQFGRAIVCALAHLGGHPVAVVANQPQVLAGSIDADAADKAAHFIMVADSFHLPIVFLADNPGMLPGSRSERTGVLRAGARMFAAQTAATTLKLHVTLRKAYGFGSMVMSLLGFDHQVATFAYPGATMGAMSAAALSRASHAAEDLSAKLRNAELEASYRSAEHMGFDELIDPRETRDALLASLKRGLSSRQAAAEPVSRTVILP; encoded by the coding sequence ATGCCGAAAGCCCAGGACTGGGGAGAAACGCTCGACGATCTCGAGCGCCGCCGTCAGCACGCGTTCGAAATGGGCGGGCCGGAACGGCTCGACAAGCACCGCAACAAGGGCAAGCTCGACGCCCGCGCGCGCATCGAGTACCTCCTCGACCCGGGCACGTTCCGCGAGCTCGGCACCCTGGTGGGTGGCGAGACGGCCGCGGACGCGCTCGTCGTCGGCTCCGGTGAGATCAACGGATCACCGGTGATGCTGGGCGCCGAGGATTTCACCACCCTGGCCGGCAGCATCGGGCCTGGCGGCAATTCCAAGCGGTACCGCATCGCCGAACTGGCACTGCGCGACAAGATCCCGCTGGTGATGCTGCTCGAAGGCGCCGGCTTTCGCCCCACCGGCGGGCATTACGGGCGCACCCCGACCGACCTGCTCGCACAGGCGCAATGCTCGGGGCGCGTCCCGACCGTCGCCGCGATCCTCGGCCCCTCGGCCGGGCACGGCGCCCTGGTGGCCCCGGTCTGCGACTTCCGGATCATGAGCCGGCAGGGTGCGATCTTCACCGCGGGACCGCCCGTCGTCAAAGAGTCCACCGGAGAAGATATTTCGAAGGAGGACCTGGGCGGTCCGGATGTCGCTTTGCCCAGCGGCGTGGTCCACAATGTCGCCGAGGACGACGAAGCGGTGCTCGACGACGTCCGCCGGTATCTGTCGTACTTCCCGGCGAGCGCGTGGTCGTACCCGTCGCCGCAACCGGCCGGTAAGGCCAGTGAGCCGCGGGCGACGCCGGAGTTGCTCGACATCGTCTCCCGGGACAACCGCCGCGTTTACGACATGCGCGCCGTGCTCGACGTGGTCTTCGACAGCGCCGACTGGTTCGAGGTGCAGCCTCAGTTCGGCAGGGCGATCGTCTGCGCGCTCGCCCACCTCGGCGGCCACCCGGTCGCGGTGGTGGCCAACCAGCCTCAGGTGCTCGCGGGCTCCATCGACGCCGACGCCGCGGACAAGGCGGCCCACTTCATCATGGTGGCGGATTCCTTCCACCTGCCGATCGTGTTCCTCGCCGACAATCCCGGCATGCTGCCCGGCAGCCGGTCCGAGCGCACCGGCGTGCTGCGCGCCGGCGCCCGGATGTTCGCCGCGCAGACGGCCGCCACCACGTTGAAGCTGCACGTCACGCTGCGTAAGGCGTACGGGTTCGGGTCGATGGTCATGTCGCTGTTGGGTTTCGACCATCAGGTCGCGACCTTTGCCTACCCCGGCGCGACGATGGGCGCCATGAGCGCCGCGGCGCTCAGCCGCGCCTCACACGCCGCCGAAGACCTTTCGGCCAAGCTGCGCAACGCCGAGTTGGAGGCGTCCTATCGATCGGCCGAGCACATGGGTTTCGACGAGCTCATCGATCCCCGGGAGACGCGCGACGCCCTGCTCGCTTCGCTCAAGCGCGGACTGTCCAGCAGGCAGGCCGCCGCCGAACCCGTGAGCCGGACCGTCATCCTGCCCTAA